Proteins from a genomic interval of Chionomys nivalis chromosome 7, mChiNiv1.1, whole genome shotgun sequence:
- the LOC130877337 gene encoding calmodulin-A-like has protein sequence MINEVDADGNGTTEFPELLTMMARKMKDADSEEEIREACRVFDKDGNGYVSAAELRHGVTNLGEKLTDAEVDDMIGEADIDGDGAGKL, from the coding sequence ATGATTAATGAAGTAGATGCAGACGGTAATGGCACAACTGAGTTCCCTGAACTTTTGACAATGATGGCCAGAAAAATGAAAGATGCAGACAGTgaagaggaaatcagagaagcatgcCGCGTGTTTGATAAGGACGGCAATGGCTACGTTAGCGCCGCAGAGCTTCGCCACGGGGTGACAAACCTTGGAGAGAAGCTGACAGATGCAGAGGTTGACGACATGATCGGGGAAGCAGATATTGATGGTGACGGGGCGGGCAAACTATGA